TCCGTCGGGAAGTCGCGCAGGAAGTGGTCGCATAAATATGTATCCCACCCAGCCGAACCATCCGCTGATGCCGATCAGGATCGGCCAGAACCAGTTCTTGTTGTGAAACACGCCCACTTCTCGGCGTCGACAGGCCCATCCAGCAATCAGCCCGACAATCGTTGAGGTGGCAAGCCAAACTTGAAACGCATGCGCGAAATCCGCAGATCGCTCTAAGTAAGTCTGAGTCTTGCCGATCTCTTGCGGCAGGAATATTGGAGCGGCAACCTGGGCTCCCCAAGCAACAATCGGCGCCGGACAAACTAAGCTCGCCATGGACTGAAAGATCTGCGCATCGACGGCGTGGTAGCCGTGCAGTTTCAGCTCGACCTCACGTTCAATCAGGCCATCGGGCTTGATCCAGACAACTCGACAGTCTTCGGGATGATCGAAGACGGTTTGCTGCGGTGAGTAGACGAACACCTTTCGCCCATCCGGCAATTTATACATCGTTTCCCATGCCCCCGCCGGTGCGGGAGCGAGTGGCATCGATTTGAGCTCCCGGGTCTGCGGATCGAGTTGCAACAACTCGTCATTGGCCCGGCAGAAGATCTCGAGAGTGGTCGTGTCGCCATTTTTCCGCGTTGATCGAAACATCCCCGTTACATTGGAGCGGTCTTCGAAAATTGTCCGGACACTCCGATCTCCCAGGTGAATCTCATACAGCGTCCCCTCTGCAAACAACCAGACCAAATCGGGATCGGCATTGTCGAGTGGGACATACTGACGTTCATAGTAAAATTCGGAAGGTTCATAAACTTGCGGATCGTAATGTAGCTTCTGACTGGCAATCACGGATGCCCCCGACAATCCGGATTTCATTCGCTCTAAGCGAAATGATTCCGATTCCGGCGGGCGGGTCGACGAGAATCCATGAATGCCAATGAATCCGACCAGTGTTCTCGATCGTGCTTGATATCCAATGAAGTACGCCGTTTGATTTCGATTGGGCTCGACAACGAGATACCACGATGTCGCGGGCTTTTGGAAATCGTGGAAAGAATCAATCCGATTTCTCCAATCTGCCGGCGAGCCAGAATCAAAACGAGTCAGGCTGATTCCGCCCAAAAGGGTCGTTTCAAGCCCCAAAGTATTGACGATGGGCGAACCATCCATCCGTCGAAAAGAAATATCCTGATTGCGATTGGCATAGGTTTGGATGATCGGCTCACCGTCCTTGGAAATCCTGATGGTTTCAAAGCTGGTTTGATCAGGAGCGATGAATCGGACCACGGCGATGCCCCAGAGCGCAATTACCACATGAACCATCGCAAAGCCGATCGTCAGCCAGAGGTACATCAGGATTGAAGACAGCCATGAGCGATTCATTTGACGTTTCCTTCACACGGAAAGCATTCGGGATTGAGGCACTCGCCCGTTCTGTGGAATCAGGGGGTAACCGTTCACAGCCAGAAGAGAGGGGGACAGGCACATTTTCCCGGTACGATTGGAATCCACAGTGCATCAACTAGGGTAAGCCTTCCCTTTACCACGGGAAAATGAGCCAGTCCCCGGTCTGTGAACGGTTACGATCAGGGGTATTCGCGACTCTGTGCCGTCTCGAGAATGGAAACTAAAAGTCCCGCCGCCAGCACGCCGAAACCGAGATAGGCGACAGACGGCCAGATCGGCGCAAACCTCAAACCCAGCGCCGCCACGAGGGCGGTGATGAGGGGCCAGGAGCGCGAGCCGATCCAGTAGGCAGGCCTGATTCCCGTCAGGAACGCACCCAAGTAACACACCACAGCAAGGCCGATCGTCCGCCACCAGCCCTCGGTCATTCCCCAAAAGAAGGGGCTGGCATGTGTTCCCGGTGTGGCAGCCCACAGGCTATACACAAGCAATGGCAGTGCCGTCACCGCCAGGATCAGCAGCAGACCCGCGAGCATTTTTCCATACAGCAGTTGCCTTCGAGGCATCGGGCGATGCAGAAGAAATAGCGTCGTTTGCCGCCAGGTTTCCCAAATGGACTGGTGCAGGCCGAATGCGATCGCGGCGATGACTGCCGTCGCGCAAAAATTCGACTCGGCGTTTGAACCGTAGTAGGCAGGCAGAAAGGGAATTTCATTTCCGCGGCCTTCAGAAAAGTAGGGAATCAACGGCAGATCCATCGCCGCGCCCAGGAAATGAATTTGAACTAAAAGTGCCAAGCCCGCGTAGAGAGAGAGCTCACGCAGTTCTTTCGACAACAGTGCTGTCCACACGGTTCGTCTCCCTGTTAAAGAGCGGCATTGAACGCTTGTTTCCACGCGTGTATTCGATAAAGGCGTCTTCCAGATTGAGCGTCGTCACGTCGATCCAGCGAGGTTCGAGCGAATCGGCGATCGCTTGCTGCGTCGGGCCCCACTCGACGACGACGAGCTCCAATTCCAGGCCAACGCGTCGCCAGTTCACCAGTCCGGCGCATTCGGGGAAATCCGGCGGATCAGTGTCAAATCCAAGGACGACCTTACGAACCGATTCGCGGAACGTTTCGGTCGGACAATCAACGCGCAACACCCCACCCATCATGATCCCAATCCGGTTGGCGACACGTTCAACATCACCTAGCACGTGTGAACTGAAAAAGATGGTACGGCCGCGACTTTGGATCAGTTGAATGAGCGCTTCGAGAAAATCGCGTCGCACGACCGTATCGAGACCGAGCGTGGGATCATCCAGAATCAAGAGTTCTGGATCGGGCGCCATGGCCAGAGCGAGCGAGACCTGCGCCTGCTGTCCACGGGATAGGCGGCCACACTTTTGTTTTCGCGATAATTCGAAGTGATCGAGAATCTGATCGACGAGCGACTGATCCCAGTTCTCGTAGAACGGACGCGTGAACTGCACGATCTGTCCGATGGTCATCCAGGAATACAGCGGATGGCCTTCTGCCATATATGCGATGCGCGACCGCGTCTGCGGCGACAGGGAGGTGATGTCTTCGCCCAGCAACAAGACTCGCCCTGCGTCCGGCGGTGCCATTCCCGTCAGCATCTTGATCGTGGTGGATTTCCCGGCCCCGTTGCGACCAAGAAACCCGTAGACGCAGCCGGACGGAATCCGCAGATTCAAGTCACGCACGGCCCATTTGGGACCGTAGGCCTTCGATAGATGTTCAATCACAATCGCGTCAGAACGATTTTCATCAGACATGAGCTGTCTCTCGCAAAGATCCGCGAACTCCGTCGATTACACTCCCGCCTGCCACTGAAACTGCGCAATTCGCTCGTTGACGAGTTCCCGGACTTCGTCTGCAGTGAACCCCAAAAGCACGGCCTCGGTGAAGAAGCCATCCAACAACGCGACCAGTCGTTCCCGGCGGGCCTTTTTCGTCAAGTCGCTTCCGTACGGTGCGACGAAGACACCAAGACCATGCCGCGTGGTCAGCAAGCCGTCGCGTTCCAATTCCGTATAAACTCGAGCGACCGTGTTCGGATTGATGACCAATCGCCGCGACAAATCGCGAACCGAGGGCAAGCGGGCGTTCGGCTGCAACCGCCCTCGTGCAATCGCCGATCGAATCTGTTCTGCAAGTTGCCGGTAGATTGGCGTCCGGCTTGCCGCATCAACACTGAAGTCCATAGTCACGACTCCTTCTGTACTAACTCAGATAGTACAGTTATCAGACGCGATGTCAAGACGTCTCGTCGTATTTTGACTTTATCACGGCGAGATCTGGGAATCGCAATTCGAATGTGGCGCCAAATTCAGACTGTCGCGGGAACTTTTTTCGGCGGATTGCCGTCGAAGATGGCGGCGTCCGAGCTTGCTCGACGACCAACATGTCCTGGCATTCAATTCGACTTCCTCTGTCCAGTCGAGAATGTGGCTCCATTCTAAAGGGATCGCATGATGCGTCGATTCGTCATCGCCTTGACCTGGCTCTTCGGGTGCTTGAACTCGGTTCTCGATGCGCAGGGAGTGCTTATCGCACCGGACAAACCGGTTTCCTTGCCACGGCCCGCCTTGAACACGGGGCACGCGCCCTTTCGTCCGCCTGTCAGCGGTTCGTACAAGATCAAGCAACTGCGTGTCGACGCACGAATCGTCGATCAAGTTGCTCGGGTGCAGGTCTCGCAAACATTTGCGAATACTGGCACCAGTCCGATGGAAGTTCAGTTTCTGTTTCCTCTTCCATACGAAAGCGCGATTGATCAACTCACACTGCTCGTTGACGGTAAAGAGTGGTCAGGTCGATTGCTGCCAGCGACCGAAGCGCGGTCGATTTACGAATCGATCGTGCGATCCAATCGAGACCCTGCTCTGCTCGAATGGATCGGATCTGGACTGTTCCAGACGCGGGTGTTTCCCGTGCCAGTCGGGACGGAACGGGTCGTGACACTGAACTACAATCAGTTACTGAAGAAAGATCATGGCCTGACAGACTTTGCATTCCCCCTGAGCACCGCCAAATACACCTCGCGAGCCATTGAAAACGTCGAAGTCCGGATCGCGATCGAGTCGACCGTTGACCTGAAGAACATTTATTCACCGACCCAGACGGTCGACATCAAGCGTACGGATGCCCGGCATGCGGTTGTGTCCTACTCACGCTCCAACGATGTCCCTGTGACCGATTTTCGACTCTTGTTTGACGTCGGCCAAGGGGCCGTCGGTGCGAATGTCATCAGCTACAAGCCGAAGGCGAATGAAGACGGGTATTTTCTGATGCTGGCCAGCCCCGAGGTGAAATCGACGGACACGACGCGAATCAGAAAGACATTAATTTTCGTCGTGGATCGATCGGGAAGCATGAGCGGAAAAAAGTTTGAGCAGGCCTGCGCCGCATTGCGATTCGTCCTGAATAATCTTCACGAGGGGGATCTATTCAACATCATTGCCTATGACGGAACTGTGGAATCATTCCGGCCCGAATTGGAGAAATACAACGACGAAACACGTCGGGCGGCGCTGGGCTTTGTACAAGGCCTTCACGCAGGCGGCGGAACCAACATTCAAGGAGCCCTGACGACGGCACTCAGCCAACTGAAGGACACCAGCGTCCCGAACTATGTTCTGTTTTTGACCGACGGGTTGCCGACAGTCGGCGTTGTCAACGAAGCGCAACTGTGCCAAAGCACGAAGGCCGCAAATCAGGTCCACGCCCGGATTCTCACATTCGGAGTGGGCTACGATGTGAATGCTCGATTGCTCGACCGAATCGCACGAGACGGCTTCGGGCTGTCCGAGTCTGTGCGACCTGATGAGGATATCGAGGCACATGTCAGCACCGTCTATCGCGGAATCAGTTCCCCTGTGCTGACAAATGCGACGGTCCAGTTTCAGTTGGACGGATTCAAGCCCGAGAATGGCCCCGCAGTCAATCGCACATACCCTCATGGCACGTTCGATTTGTTTGAAGGGCAACAACTGGTGATCGTGGGACGGTATCAGAATCCAGGTCACGCCCGCGTGCAGCTCAACGGACAAGTGAATGGCCAACCTCAATCCTTCGAGTTTTCGGCGATGCTGAATCCCGTCAGCGACGACCAAAACTTTGCGTTCATCGAAAAACTTTGGGGTCTGCGGCGTATCGGTGAAATCATTGATCAAATCGACTTGTCGGGAAAGAACGACGAGCTCGTTAAGGAACTGGTCGAGCTTTCGACCAGGCACGGGATTTTGACCCCCTACACGTCGTTTTTGGCGGACGAAACGGTACGCCCCTCGGTGACCAGTTTTGAAATCCTCAAACGAACCAACACGAATCTGCAGCAGCTGGAGGACGTGTCGGGTGTTTCCGGTGTCACCCAGCGTTCCCTGAAGTCGTCGCTGCAGAACGCGGCGAATTCCGTTGTGCCAGCCGCACCGGTGCTCGTCGCTGAATCACAGGGCCAGCCCTCGTCCGCAGCGACTTCACGATCGCGTTTGAGCCCGGCTCAAGGCCCCCCCGGAAATCCTGCTGCGTCGGCGGGGACCGTGCGCCAGCATGGAAATCAGGGCGTGTATCTCCGTCGGTCACCCGGTGGCGGCAAGCAGATTCTCGTGACGACGGAAACAGCAGAAGTCGATCTGGAGCGGGATAAAGGTCAGATCGAGTTCATCGAACGGTATAGCGATTCCTATTTTACGCTCATCAAGGCGAACAGCGTCGTCGAGAACCAAATTCTCAGCCAGCAGGGGGACGATGAGCAACTGCTGCTCAAGCTTCGAGGAAAGCTTGTTCTGATTCGGTGAAATCGCGTGGCACATCCACTCGTTGCAGCCTGTTGGAATCACAAGGGACTGGCAACTTGGCGTTCACGACGTCAAGACGTTTGCAAATCGGTACGAAGCCAGTCCCGTACTTTTGGCAGGCCGCCAGGGCGCGATCCATTACGTGGCTCGCGATTTGATCAGAGCGCTGATCTGTTTGAACTCCGCGGCATCAGCGGTCTCGCACCATTCAAAGATGACGCTTTCGGCCGTGGTAAGAATCGCGCCCGAGTTTGCCATCCTCTGAATGGCAATTTCGTGGTCGAGCTGATTTCGCGCCGCAAGCGCATCGACGGCCACATACGTCTGATACCCCGCCGCGAGGAGATCAAGAACCGTCTGTTGGACACAGACATGGGTCTCCATGCCGGCCACCACAATCTGGAAGCGATCATCGATCGCTTCCGCAGCGGTGGGCCATCCGGTGCATTCGAGCGCGCTGAAGCGTTTCTTGGCGTGCCGCGTTTCGGTGAATTCGATCAGCGAGGCAACCGTGGGGCCGAGCCCTTGTGGATATTGCTCGGTCAGGGTGACGGGGACCTGCAGAATCTGTGCACCTTGACAGAGAAATCGGCACGATTCAAACAAGTCTTGCTGTGTGTCCGAGGACATGGCCGCTGCCAGTTTTTCCTGGACATCGACAACGAGCAGTCGGCTTGAGCGACGGCTGAGCAGTTCGTGGCTTCTTGGTGGATTCATGATTGCGATCTTTGATCAAATGCAGACGACGTGCGTGGCCGTCGGCCCCGGCTACCCGTTCAATTACTAACGCGATTCTGATTCGGATCGCGACTCAACGCGCGAGGGCCGTTCGGCAGACTGGAACTGCCGATCGCGATCAGCCCCTGGGTCAACTAGAATCCGGCGGGTGCAGCGGCCGGCTGAGGCGTGCCAGACTTTTCGGCCCCAAGCCGTGGCGGATCTTTGGTGAATTGCAAGGTCCCGAGCATCATCGGAATTCGTTCCGTGACTCGCTGGGGACTATCCATGGCTTCAGGCAGAGCAACGACAATGACGGCGATCACACTGCCGTTGGCACGCGAGTAGACTTCAAACGTGTACTTGGCGCCATCAATTTCCACACCCTTGAAGGCACAGACGTCAAAAGACTGCTGTTGCTGGTAGACGGGAATTCCTGTGGGCTGAAGTTCCACATGTTCGTCCGTGGGATCGACCAGCAGTGACTGGCTCATGATCGTCTTCAGTTCCTCGACGAACTTCCCAGCATCCACCGCTCGATCGCCGCTCAGATTCCAATAGTTGCAGAGCGCATAGATGTAGCCCTTGCGATCTTCTGAAGAACCATCAGGTCTCGCCGCAGTGAACTTGCCTTCCCAGGCACCGAACAGTTCTGGAAATCGCAGATTGACGTAGTCGGGTTGCCGCGGATCAATTGTTGGCTCTTCGACCGTGCCGTTTTCATTCACGATGGGCTGTGGAGGCGGAATCAGAATGAACTGGTTCGGAACGCGCAATTCCATCAGCCCACCTGGCACGATCCACTTGGGTGCCAGTGACTGTTCGATGCGATCAAGATAGGCGTAGTACTGTTTCGTCTCTTTCAATCGCGATTCGTACTGCGCGTACCCGCAACCGCCGACGACGCTCAAAAGAAGCATGCCAGCCAGCGTTCGCCAGCTTTTTGCGTACAGCGCGATCGAATCAAACATGGACAATCCCTGGTTGACGAG
This genomic interval from Schlesneria paludicola DSM 18645 contains the following:
- a CDS encoding isochorismatase family protein — translated: MNPPRSHELLSRRSSRLLVVDVQEKLAAAMSSDTQQDLFESCRFLCQGAQILQVPVTLTEQYPQGLGPTVASLIEFTETRHAKKRFSALECTGWPTAAEAIDDRFQIVVAGMETHVCVQQTVLDLLAAGYQTYVAVDALAARNQLDHEIAIQRMANSGAILTTAESVIFEWCETADAAEFKQISALIKSRAT
- a CDS encoding VIT domain-containing protein; translated protein: MMRRFVIALTWLFGCLNSVLDAQGVLIAPDKPVSLPRPALNTGHAPFRPPVSGSYKIKQLRVDARIVDQVARVQVSQTFANTGTSPMEVQFLFPLPYESAIDQLTLLVDGKEWSGRLLPATEARSIYESIVRSNRDPALLEWIGSGLFQTRVFPVPVGTERVVTLNYNQLLKKDHGLTDFAFPLSTAKYTSRAIENVEVRIAIESTVDLKNIYSPTQTVDIKRTDARHAVVSYSRSNDVPVTDFRLLFDVGQGAVGANVISYKPKANEDGYFLMLASPEVKSTDTTRIRKTLIFVVDRSGSMSGKKFEQACAALRFVLNNLHEGDLFNIIAYDGTVESFRPELEKYNDETRRAALGFVQGLHAGGGTNIQGALTTALSQLKDTSVPNYVLFLTDGLPTVGVVNEAQLCQSTKAANQVHARILTFGVGYDVNARLLDRIARDGFGLSESVRPDEDIEAHVSTVYRGISSPVLTNATVQFQLDGFKPENGPAVNRTYPHGTFDLFEGQQLVIVGRYQNPGHARVQLNGQVNGQPQSFEFSAMLNPVSDDQNFAFIEKLWGLRRIGEIIDQIDLSGKNDELVKELVELSTRHGILTPYTSFLADETVRPSVTSFEILKRTNTNLQQLEDVSGVSGVTQRSLKSSLQNAANSVVPAAPVLVAESQGQPSSAATSRSRLSPAQGPPGNPAASAGTVRQHGNQGVYLRRSPGGGKQILVTTETAEVDLERDKGQIEFIERYSDSYFTLIKANSVVENQILSQQGDDEQLLLKLRGKLVLIR
- a CDS encoding GntR family transcriptional regulator, coding for MDFSVDAASRTPIYRQLAEQIRSAIARGRLQPNARLPSVRDLSRRLVINPNTVARVYTELERDGLLTTRHGLGVFVAPYGSDLTKKARRERLVALLDGFFTEAVLLGFTADEVRELVNERIAQFQWQAGV
- a CDS encoding ABC transporter ATP-binding protein, with protein sequence MSDENRSDAIVIEHLSKAYGPKWAVRDLNLRIPSGCVYGFLGRNGAGKSTTIKMLTGMAPPDAGRVLLLGEDITSLSPQTRSRIAYMAEGHPLYSWMTIGQIVQFTRPFYENWDQSLVDQILDHFELSRKQKCGRLSRGQQAQVSLALAMAPDPELLILDDPTLGLDTVVRRDFLEALIQLIQSRGRTIFFSSHVLGDVERVANRIGIMMGGVLRVDCPTETFRESVRKVVLGFDTDPPDFPECAGLVNWRRVGLELELVVVEWGPTQQAIADSLEPRWIDVTTLNLEDAFIEYTRGNKRSMPLFNRETNRVDSTVVERTA